In Capra hircus breed San Clemente chromosome 5, ASM170441v1, whole genome shotgun sequence, the DNA window TGTAACCAGATGGGGCCTGGGCTATCACTCAACATCATCTTGTCTTACCGCTGCAGGACACATGACAGCCGTCAACTGCGTTAGGGGTTTTGCCATCATTACACCACCACTTGCTGTTGATCTGAAATATCCCATaatcagtgctttcactgccaggattGTAGTTTGTAGCTTTTGTGTTATAACTGCTTTCCCATTTGGTCAAACACAACcctggaaaaaaatgtatttttagttgAAAAACAACATGAGATGACTTATACTTCATAGCCCAATCAGTTCTATTTAGTCCTACTTTACTAACAACTTACTTTAAAAGTACAAAGATGTACTTActtgtgaaatattttaacaCTTTCATGTTAGGAATTCTCTTAAGAGAATTATTTTATTAGCAAATCATTTGGTAATACTAATGAAACaagataataaattaaaaaaaattgaaatagctCTTGCCCTTCACATACCCCTAAGTTAATACTGAGCCTAGAATAGCAAAACCAATAGATTAGTTAAGTGGGTTTGGTCATTAGCAGCAGATGCACACATTAAGGAAAAATATGTTATTAGGAAAAATAAGGATTCTCTGGGAGAGAGAAAATTTCTTATGACCCTGAAGGTGAATTTGGGTACCAAATTAGACAGTAAGAATCACAGAATAGGAAAGAttctcctccatccatccatctagccATTTGCTCATTCACTCAAAAATAGTTATGGAGGGAGATGTCTGAATTCAATATGAAAAATACAGTGATGACATTGAAAAATATAGACTACAATACAGAGGAAATTTTCCTAAGGCCATTTCTTGAATTctgtggaagaaatgaaaaataatcaacTAGGGTGAGCACAATAAAATGTCATTTCCTGCTGTATTTCAGGGATCCTTATTATAGAAATGAATTGAGGGAAATAGGTTCCTACTGTCCCTGTTTTGAGagtttaatgtaattttttaaaaaccttgctGTTAAAAACCCAACATTGGTAAGggaattaaaaatgagaaaaatactgCCTTACTCAGGTTagaagaacccaactgccaaacTGCTAGAGTCAAACACCATGGGCTTGACACATATCCGAGGTGCTGAAATACATTTTATCATCACCCTACATGTGCCAGCTGGCATGCTTAGAGGGACTAGAATGGCCCTCTCATGCCTCAGTCCTTCACCTGGTACATCTATTCTAAAGGAGCAAGTTGATGTTATTAACCATGGTAAGCGTACAAACCCTCCAACAAAGAAAAACCCATTCACTCAAAGTCCCTTGCTCATTATTCATCCTCTGTTAGTTCCACACCTGGCTAACTGtttggaaggagaaagaagagttaACTTACAGTTTGCCAGGCTGACTCCCTTATAGCCGTCCAGTCCGAGTTCCTTCAGAGTTCTGGCAAGCTCACATCTCTCAAAGACCTTGCCTTGGACAGCAACAGaaaggcagagaagccccagaataATGAGAGCCTTCATGTTGACTGAGAAGTCAAATGTCCAGACTGACCAGGGTGAGCCAGACTTGCTATTTAACatcttttcactcccctcttatCTCACTGATTTGGTGGCTCCACCCTCTGAAACATGtggaaaacagaaacagtttATTGGTCCACTGACTTAAACATTTTCCTTCTTATGTTTGAAGAAAGATATTCTGATACCCTAAGAATTAGTCTGCAGAAAATAAGGAAGTGAGATTACTTAAAgacattaagaaagaaagaacaaggtTTAGCACTATTGCCTAAAGAGGAAATTCCTCCTATTTTATTATGAAGTTGAGCAAGTATTCAGAAAAAAAACCTGAACCAACATTTTTCTCAACTGAAAATGAACTCCCATCTTTGATTAACATTCATTTACATCAAGTTGTTTTATGTGACTTCAGTatgttgtcttcatttttttcacttaaaattattttatatacactTTTCACGAAGAACATGACACACTGCCTGTTGTTCTGATTGATATATAGCACAGCACCATGTTGCTCAGCCAGATTCCTATACTTACTCTTTTGGTGTCTATTAtaaattcttaatttataaatCAATGTCATAGTACGATAAATAAACCTCCAGTGAACAACATCCCTAACTCCATCTGACAATGTCTTACTTCACATTTCCATGTTAGAATATAGTGTCATTGCAAAGTGAAAAAACAGGATGGTAAAATCTATAGAAGAATAACAGAATATGCCATTCCAAAATCTTCCCCTTTGGCacaaggattattttgagctgaagaagTAGATCCTGGACAAGTTTTCTGCCCTCCCCCTGTCATCCTGAAAGCAGAACATAAATTTGTGCAGATATTAATCACCAAAACCCCAGATACTTACCAGCTCCAAGACAGCACCAGAGGATTCCACAAAACAATGATTTTGAGTAGCTACTATTGCCTAtcagtttttaatgtatttatcatCCTAAAATTCAGCACCCTTGGAAGCCCAGTACTCTTTTCCTCTGTCTAGTTGCACCTCTAAATATTTACTATGCTCTGGTAAAGATGATCTGTTAAGTCCAAATTCCAGCTACTCTTTGATTTACTCATCCTGGCCTTTCTCATAAGTATACATGAAATGTACATGTTAATATagttgtttccttttctcttgttaAACTGTCTTTTGTTATACATGTTGTCTCCTGTACAGCTTCTAGTGATGAGGATGGGACAGTGAAAGGCCAGAACACTTTACTGTTCTTGGAGACTATAGCTGAGATATGGTTTAATTGACAACAGACCAGTAGAAGGTAAGAATTCTTACCATGTCAGTCTCCTAGCTTTCTGTCTAGAGTGCACAGACGAAAAAGGATAACAATTTCTCCTTGTCCCTTCCTTTCCAAATGCACACtggcaggaggaaaaaaaaattgaaaatagatttttaattgTGACTCTTATAAATTTGGTTTTGGTAATCAACACCTATGGTTATTGATTCTTAGCCTCCCAGAAAGAGTCATGTTTTCGTTTGTCTCTGCCATTTGTCACAAGCATGAAAAACCATAAGATGAGAAtctccatttgttttgttttatatcctGAGAACTTGGCTTTGTCACCAGTGAGAATACTCCCTCTGGCTTCTGCCACTTTAGGGGTACAGGTTGTCTGTCAGGCTTGCATCAGCAGCTAGCCAGCAGGGAGCCTAAGACATGAAGTGACAGGCAGCATTCTCTTTATTCAGCCATGTGAACACTCAGGGGAGTCTGTTTTAATAAACAGTCTCAGTTCATAAGGGGCCTCTATGAACAGGCTCTATCTACCTTTGTTGCCTGATTTGTGAAGGGAAGACTCTCTCATCCCAGTACCACCTTTCTGGTATTGGAGGTGAGGAGATGAGAGACTTAAGGTGTCTCACTTTGTGACAGATAGAGGTTTCATTGCCACCTGAGACACAGAAGGTGTTTGTTTCCTTAGACTTTCTCTGGGGGGGCTCTGCATCTTGAGAGGGCCACATTTCTTAGGGACAGCCcttgtgtccatgtgtgtgtttagtcgctcagtcatgtttgactcttcccaactccatggactgtagcccacctggctcctctgtcaatggggattctccgggcaagaatactggagtgggttgtcatgcactcctccaggggatcttcccaaccctggatcaaacccaggtcttccccattgctgatggattctttactgtctgaaccatgagggaaaaccaaaaatattggagtgagtagtctatccctggagaaggaaatggcaacccactcaagtgttcttgcctgagaatcccagggatgggggagcctggtgggctgctgtctatggggtcgcacagagtcggacacaactgaagtgactcagcagcagcagcagcagcagtctatcccttctccaggggaacttcctgacccagggatcaaactggggtctctgcactggaggcagattctttaccaactgaactacccaGGAAGCCCCGTTGTGTCCATGAGTAAGCCCTAATATTGGTTTTAAGCCATAAAAAGACTCACTGGTTTGGAGTCACAGTTGAAAGAGGTATATTGAAGATTTGAACTTTTACACCTTAAAAGGGTTTTTGAGAGAGCTTGCATTTTGAACAAAGGTCCTATTGGTACCTATGGGAAGAtgagattgaaaagaaaaaaaaaagaaagaaaagatagctATAGAAGAATACCT includes these proteins:
- the LOC102172037 gene encoding lysozyme C-1, encoding MLNSKSGSPWSVWTFDFSVNMKALIILGLLCLSVAVQGKVFERCELARTLKELGLDGYKGVSLANWLCLTKWESSYNTKATNYNPGSESTDYGIFQINSKWWCNDGKTPNAVDGCHVSCSELMENNIAKAVACAKQIVSEQGITAWVAWKSHCRDHDVSSYVEGCTL